The Geitlerinema sp. PCC 9228 genome segment GATTTGCTACCTTCTTCTGCGGTACAGGATTCCATGGAATTGCAAATGTCGGCGGAACGGAAAAAACGCGCTGCCATTTTAACCTCGGAAGGGGAACGGGAATCGGCGGTCAATCACGCCCGAGGAAAAGCCGACGCTCAAGTGTTGCAAGCGCAAGCCGAACAGAAAGCTAAGATTTTAGAAGCAGAGGCGGAAAAGAAAGCTATTGCCTTGAGGGCGGAAGGGGAAAAGCAACGGGAAATCCTCAAAGCCCAGGCTACTTCGGAAGCCATGAAGGTGATTACCGAAACCCTGGCTTCCCATCCCCATGCCGAGGAATCCCTGCAGTATTTGCTGACCCAAGGATATTTGCAAATGGGTTCGCAAATTGGCAACAGCGAAAGCAGCAAGGTGATGTTTTTCGATCCCAACAGTATTATGTCCACGTTTGAGGGCATGCGATCGCTGGTGGGAGAAAAGAACAAAACCCATCAAGACAGCAACAGCGGCTAAATACCGTTGTTCAGGAGGTTTCTTGAGAAGAGGTTGGTTGTTGTTGCTGCTGCTGGTGCTGGCAGCGATCGCACAAGCCGAAAAATTCCAAGGTATGGTAGAAAATATTAAAGTTGTAGGTCGCTTGCAGTTGGCTTTCCAACTCGTGTACGGGACATTCGTCTAGGGGAATCGATGCACCGCACTGCAAGCAGGTGAGATGGTGTTTGTCGCGGTGTACGGGGCTGTAGAGGGATTCGCCGTTGGCAAGGGGACGTACTTGCACTTCCCCTTGCAATTTTAAGGCTTCTAGAGAACGATACACTGTAGCCAGACCCATGCCTTGATTGCAGTTGCGCAGTTCCGTATAGATATCTTGAGCGGAAAGCGCTCGCCGTTGGTCTTTGAGCAGGGATAAAATCCGTTCTTGGTTGCGAGTACGTTTGGAGGTCATGGACAATTTGTCGGCATTCGGCGGCCAACCAACAGCAGCATTTCTAGACTACCGTATTTTAAAAAGTATCTTTATTTTAACGAAGCAATTCGATGGTCTGTTGAATCGCTTCCTTGCCAAAAAAGACAATCGTGCCAGCTAAGGTAAATCCTAGCAAGCAAACAAACAAACCACCCGCAGCGATCGCACCATCGTCATCGAGCAATCCAAAGCCGGTAATAAAAATACCAATGGCGGGCAGTGTATTGGTTCCCGGAATCGGCACCATCATGGCAACCGACATCAAAGCGATCGCTATACCAATAATCGTTCTTCCCGGGATACTCGTACAAATATAACTCAGACGCGGGCGCGATAGCAGTTCGATGCGTCGCAACCAGGGAAGCCCAGTTTTTAAAAACCCTTGCACTTTTTGCAGCTTTACCGATTTTTGCTTCCACTTGGCAGGCAACCAGGGATATTGAGACCCGGCTATCAACTGTGCCGCCAGCAAAAACATCACCACACCGAAGGGAATGGAATACCCCGGTGCTGGTACGGGCAAAGCAGAAGGGAGAGACAGTAGGACAAATAA includes the following:
- a CDS encoding exopolysaccharide biosynthesis protein — protein: MAKLSAELQRVFLNEERDSQVTLAEILELSGERTFGFLFVLLSLPSALPVPAPGYSIPFGVVMFLLAAQLIAGSQYPWLPAKWKQKSVKLQKVQGFLKTGLPWLRRIELLSRPRLSYICTSIPGRTIIGIAIALMSVAMMVPIPGTNTLPAIGIFITGFGLLDDDGAIAAGGLFVCLLGFTLAGTIVFFGKEAIQQTIELLR
- a CDS encoding SPFH domain-containing protein, which produces MNSFLWVLAIFIAFGLSGLRRVNQETEAIVEMLGRYNGKKLQPGLRYVIPVVERKVFHETKREKVIDIPPQKCFTKDNVAVTVDAVVYWRIVDMEKAYYRVENLKDAMVNLVLTQVRSEMGKLELDQTFSARAEVNEILLQELDVATDPWGVKITRVELRDLLPSSAVQDSMELQMSAERKKRAAILTSEGERESAVNHARGKADAQVLQAQAEQKAKILEAEAEKKAIALRAEGEKQREILKAQATSEAMKVITETLASHPHAEESLQYLLTQGYLQMGSQIGNSESSKVMFFDPNSIMSTFEGMRSLVGEKNKTHQDSNSG
- a CDS encoding transcriptional repressor; translated protein: MTSKRTRNQERILSLLKDQRRALSAQDIYTELRNCNQGMGLATVYRSLEALKLQGEVQVRPLANGESLYSPVHRDKHHLTCLQCGASIPLDECPVHELESQLQATYNFNIFYHTLEFFGLCDRCQHQQQQQQPTSSQETS